The Planktothrix tepida PCC 9214 genome window below encodes:
- a CDS encoding LptA/OstA family protein — translation MLIAKLLKSITLPLGFTLLLPFALISSLVTDSVMSSSPSYAQTVPAAKNAVGRAMTVRSDIQEADAQTGIVTARGNVQINYPARSIQATAAQAQYFSRERRIVLSGNVFVLQEGNTIRGETVTYLIDEGRFIALPQGGGQVESMYLVPDETASPKNATVEPFNPKPAFKTPLSSPSAPRNP, via the coding sequence ATGCTGATTGCCAAGCTGTTAAAATCAATCACTCTCCCCTTGGGGTTCACACTGCTGTTACCCTTTGCTCTAATCAGTAGTTTGGTCACAGATAGCGTGATGAGTTCCTCCCCTAGCTATGCACAAACCGTACCTGCGGCTAAAAACGCTGTGGGACGGGCGATGACCGTTCGGTCTGATATTCAAGAAGCGGATGCTCAAACGGGAATTGTTACCGCACGGGGTAACGTCCAGATTAACTATCCCGCCCGCAGTATTCAAGCCACTGCCGCCCAAGCGCAATATTTTAGTCGAGAACGTCGCATTGTTCTGAGTGGGAATGTGTTTGTTTTGCAAGAAGGCAACACTATTCGAGGTGAAACCGTCACCTATTTGATTGATGAAGGACGATTTATTGCTTTACCTCAAGGAGGCGGACAAGTAGAATCGATGTATTTAGTCCCCGATGAAACCGCCAGCCCTAAAAACGCAACGGTGGAACCTTTTAATCCTAAACCTGCGTTTAAAACCCCGTTAAGTTCACCTTCAGCACCTCGTAACCCTTAA
- the lptB gene encoding LPS export ABC transporter ATP-binding protein: MKIVLENIHKSYRKRTVVSRVNLSVSQGEIVGLLGPNGAGKTTTFYIATGLEKPTQGNVYLNELDITHLPIHQRARLGIGYLTQQASIFRHLSVRDNILLVLQETRVPRHLWQKRLHTLLREFRLEKVASTLGYQVSGGERRRTELARSLAAGLELPQFLLLDEPFAGVDPIAVSEIQEIVAQLRTRNLGILITDHNVRETLAITDRAYIMRDGQIFASGTAEELYNNPLVRQYYLGDSFQL, translated from the coding sequence ATGAAAATAGTGCTGGAGAATATTCACAAATCTTACCGTAAACGCACCGTTGTCAGTCGAGTTAATCTCTCCGTTTCTCAAGGGGAAATTGTGGGATTATTAGGGCCAAATGGTGCCGGAAAAACCACGACATTTTATATTGCAACGGGGTTAGAAAAACCAACCCAAGGAAATGTTTATCTCAATGAACTTGATATTACCCATTTACCCATTCATCAACGCGCCCGGTTAGGCATTGGTTATTTAACTCAACAAGCCAGTATTTTTCGCCATCTCAGTGTCAGGGATAATATTTTATTGGTTTTGCAGGAAACTCGTGTTCCGCGTCATTTATGGCAAAAACGTCTGCATACTCTGTTGCGGGAGTTTCGTTTAGAAAAAGTTGCCTCCACTTTAGGCTATCAAGTTTCTGGAGGAGAACGACGACGCACAGAATTAGCTCGTTCCTTAGCGGCGGGGTTAGAATTGCCTCAGTTTTTACTCTTAGATGAACCCTTTGCCGGAGTTGACCCGATTGCGGTTTCTGAAATTCAAGAAATCGTCGCTCAATTACGCACTCGCAATCTGGGAATCTTAATTACGGATCATAACGTCCGAGAAACCTTAGCGATTACAGACCGAGCCTATATTATGCGGGATGGACAAATTTTTGCATCGGGAACCGCCGAAGAACTCTACAATAATCCCCTAGTGCGGCAGTATTATCTTGGTGACAGTTTTCAACTATGA
- a CDS encoding LptF/LptG family permease, translated as MKITLFKPLGSGKIFLPYLSILDRYLIQEIIPPFVFGVGLFSSVALTVGTVFDLVRQVAESGMAVSIAVQIFLLKMPEFIVLAFPMAMILSALMVYGRLSSDSELIALRSCGISLYRLLIPTLIFSFLITGLTFAFNEVIVPAANYQASVTYEQALNEGNLPIQEDNIFYPEYEKIKIEGTDKKFSRLVRLFYAEKFDRGQMLEVTILDRSQPELTQIISSKSANWNFAQNTWDFFNGTVYIVNPDGSYRNIVRFDHKQLKLSRTPMDLASKKRDFDEMNIAQAQDYLKLMKLSGDQQRIVKTKVRIQQKYALPFSCVVFALLGVALGSRPQSTSRATSFGISVIVIFGYYLLSFITGALGQKEILTPFFAAWLPTFLGIGIASFLLVRASK; from the coding sequence ATGAAAATTACTCTTTTTAAACCGTTGGGTTCAGGTAAAATTTTCCTGCCCTATCTCTCAATTTTAGATCGATATTTAATCCAAGAAATCATTCCGCCCTTTGTCTTTGGAGTCGGATTATTTAGCTCCGTTGCCCTCACGGTGGGAACGGTTTTTGACCTAGTTCGACAAGTGGCAGAATCGGGGATGGCGGTTTCCATTGCTGTTCAGATTTTTCTCTTAAAAATGCCGGAATTCATCGTTTTAGCCTTTCCGATGGCGATGATTTTAAGTGCATTAATGGTTTATGGCCGTTTATCCAGTGATAGTGAATTAATTGCTCTCAGAAGTTGTGGAATTAGTTTATATCGGTTACTAATACCAACTTTAATCTTTAGTTTTTTGATTACAGGTTTAACGTTTGCGTTTAATGAAGTGATTGTTCCGGCTGCTAATTATCAAGCCTCTGTCACCTATGAACAAGCGTTAAATGAAGGCAACCTTCCCATTCAGGAAGATAATATTTTTTATCCCGAATATGAGAAAATAAAAATTGAAGGAACAGATAAAAAATTTAGTCGCTTAGTGCGATTGTTTTATGCTGAAAAATTTGATCGCGGTCAAATGTTGGAAGTGACGATTTTAGATCGTTCTCAACCGGAATTAACTCAAATTATTTCTTCCAAATCTGCCAATTGGAATTTCGCCCAAAATACTTGGGATTTCTTTAATGGTACGGTGTATATTGTTAATCCCGATGGTTCTTATCGTAATATTGTTCGATTTGATCATAAACAGCTTAAACTCTCTCGCACTCCAATGGATTTAGCGTCCAAAAAACGAGATTTTGATGAGATGAATATTGCTCAAGCTCAAGATTATTTAAAGTTAATGAAATTGAGCGGTGATCAACAAAGAATTGTTAAAACCAAGGTTAGAATTCAACAAAAATATGCTCTCCCATTCTCCTGTGTAGTCTTTGCGTTATTGGGGGTAGCATTAGGCAGTAGACCCCAAAGTACCAGCCGAGCGACCAGTTTCGGGATTAGCGTTATCGTGATTTTCGGATATTATTTACTCTCGTTTATCACCGGAGCCTTGGGTCAAAAAGAAATTCTCACTCCCTTTTTCGCGGCTTGGTTGCCAACATTTTTAGGTATTGGAATTGCAAGTTTTTTATTAGTTCGTGCTTCTAAGTAG
- a CDS encoding AAA family ATPase: MLTRIYVNNFRCLVNFELTLDSLNLFLGSNGSGKTTVFDVLRKLQKFIIGDQAFQQDYKVSDLFKNNDLTRWQKSQIQKFELDIQGNGGIYKYTLEIEHQGEYAPPRMRLESLTFDGQPLFNFWVDAGDRGMPVGQARLYNDDPNREGAFLPFFDWSRSGIGFIYERPDNQKLTWFKKRIANFFIVEINPFVMESESRQEASLPTWDMSNYAAWYSYLSQESQGKILKLTLELQNIIKGFDSFQNPKSGDVRILSASFTRPSKTTYRLNELSQGQKVLIALYTLIYCSPDENFTLCIDEPENFLALPEIRPWWDQVMEYCVNNEAQVMLISHHPSLINYLASNSGYWFEREDNETVRVQRITDNKEGLSVAKLIELGWIYDE; the protein is encoded by the coding sequence ATGCTGACGCGGATCTATGTTAATAACTTTAGATGCCTAGTCAATTTTGAATTGACATTAGATAGCTTAAATCTCTTTCTAGGTTCAAATGGTTCGGGAAAAACTACTGTTTTTGATGTTTTAAGAAAACTACAAAAATTTATTATAGGTGATCAAGCTTTCCAACAAGATTATAAAGTATCAGATTTGTTTAAAAACAATGATTTAACAAGATGGCAAAAATCCCAGATTCAAAAATTTGAATTGGATATTCAAGGAAATGGTGGCATTTATAAATATACCCTAGAGATCGAACATCAAGGAGAGTATGCACCTCCTAGAATGCGACTAGAAAGCTTAACTTTTGACGGACAACCTCTATTTAATTTCTGGGTTGATGCGGGCGATAGAGGTATGCCTGTAGGTCAAGCTAGGCTTTATAATGACGATCCTAATCGTGAAGGTGCTTTTTTACCGTTTTTTGATTGGTCGCGTTCTGGTATTGGTTTTATTTATGAAAGACCTGACAATCAAAAGCTGACCTGGTTCAAAAAAAGGATTGCTAACTTTTTTATTGTCGAGATCAACCCTTTTGTCATGGAATCAGAAAGCCGTCAGGAGGCAAGTTTGCCGACTTGGGATATGTCAAACTATGCAGCTTGGTACAGCTATTTATCTCAGGAATCTCAAGGTAAAATACTTAAACTAACGCTGGAATTACAAAATATTATCAAGGGATTTGATTCATTTCAAAATCCTAAATCTGGTGATGTTAGGATTTTATCAGCATCTTTTACCCGTCCTAGCAAAACTACTTATCGACTTAATGAATTATCGCAAGGTCAAAAAGTTTTGATTGCGCTATATACCTTAATATATTGTTCTCCTGATGAGAATTTTACGTTGTGTATTGATGAACCCGAAAATTTCCTAGCTTTACCGGAAATAAGACCTTGGTGGGATCAGGTGATGGAGTATTGTGTTAACAATGAAGCACAAGTAATGTTAATTTCTCATCACCCATCATTAATTAATTACTTAGCAAGCAATTCAGGTTATTGGTTTGAACGAGAAGATAATGAAACTGTCCGCGTACAGCGAATTACTGATAATAAAGAAGGTTTATCAGTTGCTAAACTTATAGAACTTGGATGGATTTATGACGAGTAG
- the pgl gene encoding 6-phosphogluconolactonase: MEKFIEILANKEEITQRALDILLVKIKDALQSRDQFTIALAGGSTPKPLYEALAQQALPWDKIHVFWGDERYVRSDHPDSNQRMARQAWLDQVNFPPTHLHPMPTAANDPKVDAETYNRELEQFFHLNAGEFPVFDVVLLGMGDDAHTASLFPHTEALTVQDRLITVGNKDGQPRITFTVPLINHARCVMFLVTGANKQEPLAQVFASEADAIAYPSRLIQPVGELWWLLDAAAGANLT; encoded by the coding sequence ATGGAAAAATTTATAGAAATTCTAGCGAATAAAGAAGAAATCACTCAGCGAGCTTTAGATATTCTTCTGGTTAAAATTAAAGACGCGCTTCAAAGTCGGGATCAATTTACAATCGCTTTAGCAGGAGGGAGCACCCCTAAACCGTTATATGAAGCGTTAGCTCAACAAGCGTTACCTTGGGATAAAATTCATGTCTTTTGGGGAGATGAACGTTATGTTCGGTCTGATCATCCCGACAGTAACCAACGCATGGCGCGACAAGCTTGGCTAGATCAAGTTAATTTCCCCCCCACTCATCTTCATCCGATGCCAACGGCAGCTAACGACCCCAAGGTTGATGCCGAAACCTACAATCGGGAATTAGAGCAGTTTTTTCATCTCAATGCCGGAGAATTCCCCGTTTTTGATGTGGTTTTATTGGGGATGGGGGATGATGCTCACACGGCATCGTTATTTCCCCATACCGAAGCCTTAACCGTTCAAGATCGCTTGATTACCGTTGGCAATAAAGACGGTCAACCTCGGATTACCTTTACCGTACCCCTGATTAATCACGCTCGCTGTGTGATGTTTTTGGTTACGGGGGCAAATAAACAGGAACCTTTGGCCCAGGTGTTTGCCTCGGAAGCCGATGCGATCGCCTACCCTAGCCGACTGATTCAACCGGTTGGGGAATTATGGTGGTTATTAGATGCCGCAGCAGGAGCCAATTTAACTTAA
- a CDS encoding FHA domain-containing protein: MIVCPNCNYQNPEGATQCEACYTPLPSMTSCPHCGATVQTDAAFCGQCGSNLQPTSTPTNSGENEGLIPTLVTPPDEPIAEPQPQPVISSGPNLEKSPAVPDATLTTPPAVVPVVTVAEPPANIAQAFQAAATQLQRQAAKLIHVQTNATVELPQNVSVIHLGKPNDLVPPDVDVSGFPNSEIVSRTHADIRMEGDAYYIEDVGSSNGTYINNISLPKGNRHRLRPGDRISLGKGDLVSFIFQLS; the protein is encoded by the coding sequence ATGATTGTTTGTCCCAATTGTAATTATCAAAATCCAGAAGGCGCGACGCAATGTGAAGCTTGTTATACGCCTTTGCCTTCGATGACGAGTTGTCCCCATTGTGGGGCGACGGTACAAACGGATGCGGCTTTTTGTGGTCAATGTGGGTCGAATTTACAGCCTACATCTACCCCAACGAATTCAGGTGAAAACGAAGGCTTAATTCCGACTTTGGTTACCCCTCCTGATGAACCCATCGCTGAACCTCAGCCTCAACCGGTGATCAGTTCCGGGCCGAATTTAGAAAAATCTCCGGCTGTTCCTGATGCGACGCTCACGACTCCTCCGGCTGTAGTTCCTGTCGTGACGGTTGCGGAACCCCCAGCTAATATAGCTCAAGCTTTCCAGGCGGCTGCGACTCAGTTACAGCGACAGGCGGCGAAGCTGATTCATGTTCAAACCAATGCCACTGTAGAATTACCTCAAAATGTCTCGGTGATTCATTTAGGAAAACCTAATGATTTAGTGCCCCCGGATGTTGATGTTTCGGGATTTCCCAACTCAGAAATTGTTTCTCGCACCCATGCTGATATTCGGATGGAGGGCGATGCGTACTATATTGAAGATGTGGGCAGTTCAAATGGCACTTATATTAATAATATCTCTCTTCCCAAAGGAAATCGACATCGGTTAAGACCCGGCGATCGCATTTCTTTAGGAAAAGGAGATTTAGTTTCGTTTATTTTTCAACTGTCCTAG
- a CDS encoding FHA domain-containing protein, producing the protein MIKLTLLHPLQSIPVRSWVFKKDNVIRIGRSLKNDVVLYSAVVSRYHVEIRRQSEDWVVVNLGTNGTYVNGQAVQQVPLVDGQVIHLAISGPKILLNIQPDPTELIFTGGIEVHHSSQQQEHQSEPVYSVEVLTSPGVSSEPFFPNHTEETTEVDLRKQLMLPTNYPI; encoded by the coding sequence GTGATTAAACTAACATTATTACATCCTCTCCAATCGATTCCTGTCCGCAGTTGGGTCTTTAAAAAGGACAATGTGATTCGGATTGGGCGATCGCTCAAGAATGATGTTGTTCTCTATAGTGCGGTTGTGTCTCGGTATCATGTCGAGATTCGTCGCCAAAGTGAAGATTGGGTTGTTGTGAATCTGGGAACCAATGGAACCTATGTTAATGGACAAGCGGTTCAACAAGTTCCCTTAGTGGATGGACAAGTAATTCACTTAGCGATATCGGGGCCCAAAATTCTCTTAAATATTCAACCTGATCCGACAGAATTGATTTTTACTGGAGGAATAGAGGTGCATCACTCATCCCAGCAACAGGAGCATCAGTCGGAACCAGTGTATTCCGTGGAAGTTTTAACTTCACCTGGAGTTTCCTCTGAGCCATTCTTTCCCAATCACACGGAAGAGACAACGGAGGTTGATCTTCGTAAACAATTGATGCTTCCTACCAATTACCCGATCTAA
- the thiO gene encoding glycine oxidase ThiO: protein MKPENEIILIGGGLIGLSLAVELKLRGATVTVLSRNQQEAAGLVGAGMLAPQAEQIPPGPMLDLCLRSRALYNDWTRKLEKLTGLETGYWPCGILAPVYERPDSTTLPQTPDTPSYWLEREAILQQQPGLGDDVVGGWWFPQDGQVDNRRGLVKTLYRAAQELGVKIIEEITVKTLVTSPEKVTEIITNQGNFSADHYILTTGAWAGDLLSIPVYPRKGQMLSVRVPDDFEPLPLKQVLFGSNIYIVPRRDGLIVIGATSEDVGFTCGLTPNGIETLLSGAIRLYPILKEFPIQEFWWGFRPETPDLLPLLGPSYWDNLTLAVGHYRNGILLAPVTAELISNWVLDGQYDPLFEQFRSDRFHP, encoded by the coding sequence ATGAAACCAGAAAATGAAATTATTTTAATCGGAGGCGGTTTAATCGGATTATCCCTAGCCGTTGAGTTAAAATTACGAGGGGCAACGGTAACCGTTCTAAGTCGAAATCAACAGGAAGCAGCAGGTTTAGTCGGGGCTGGAATGTTAGCTCCCCAAGCCGAACAAATTCCTCCTGGCCCCATGCTAGACTTATGTTTACGTAGTCGCGCCCTCTATAACGACTGGACACGCAAACTGGAGAAACTCACAGGATTAGAAACTGGATATTGGCCCTGTGGGATTTTAGCCCCCGTTTATGAACGTCCCGACTCTACGACCTTACCCCAAACCCCAGATACACCGAGTTACTGGCTAGAACGAGAAGCGATTTTACAGCAGCAGCCGGGGTTAGGGGATGACGTTGTGGGGGGGTGGTGGTTTCCCCAGGATGGTCAAGTGGATAACCGTCGGGGGTTAGTCAAAACCTTGTACAGGGCGGCTCAGGAATTAGGCGTTAAAATTATAGAAGAAATCACAGTCAAAACCTTAGTAACTTCCCCAGAAAAGGTAACGGAAATTATCACCAATCAAGGAAATTTTAGCGCCGATCATTATATTTTAACAACGGGAGCTTGGGCTGGAGACTTATTATCCATTCCCGTGTATCCCCGCAAGGGACAAATGTTATCCGTTCGAGTTCCTGATGATTTTGAACCCTTACCTTTAAAACAAGTTTTATTCGGTTCTAATATTTATATTGTCCCCCGTCGAGATGGTTTAATTGTGATTGGCGCGACATCAGAAGACGTGGGATTTACCTGCGGTTTAACCCCCAATGGTATTGAAACCTTACTCTCAGGAGCGATACGATTATATCCGATTTTAAAAGAGTTTCCCATTCAAGAATTTTGGTGGGGATTTCGACCGGAAACGCCTGATTTATTACCCCTATTAGGGCCGAGTTATTGGGACAATTTAACCTTAGCCGTCGGTCATTATCGCAATGGAATTTTATTGGCTCCGGTTACGGCTGAATTAATTTCTAATTGGGTTTTAGACGGACAATATGATCCTTTATTCGAGCAGTTTAGAAGCGATCGCTTTCACCCCTAA
- a CDS encoding GMC family oxidoreductase: MLQASECDLKVEIAIIGSGPGGAITACLLAEAGRDVLLIEEGDDLPLESCQPFSVEEMVQKYRNGGLTAAFGQPKIQYVEGRCVGGGSEINSGLYHRTPLNILEQWRTEFEVDALTEADLIPHFEACEQAVNVCYLPGKAPTASLKLHEGAMRLGWQSLEVPRWFRYEESDETSVPKGTRQSMTKTFIPRALKAGCKLLANTRIKTLKETDKTWILTGTRQGNNIPENPIKIQAETVFVCCGAIQTPALLRRSGIKNNIGNSLKMHPTVKIIAQFDQEINALDMGVPVHQVKEFFPRFSFGCSISSPPYLSVGMTDHPQYTETVKKHWQNMAIYYAMITGESFGTVRNIPFYNDPLVRYKLTSQDLKDLSEALQKLALLLFEADAKILYPSISNTSPLTHPQDLTTIAEQLPIKQTNLMTVHVFSSCPMGENLQKCAVNSFGKVHGFNNLYIADASLLCTAPGVNPQGSIMAIARRNALKFLNKI; encoded by the coding sequence ATGCTTCAAGCTTCAGAATGTGATTTAAAAGTTGAAATTGCTATCATTGGTTCTGGCCCTGGGGGAGCAATTACCGCCTGTTTATTAGCTGAAGCCGGACGGGATGTTTTATTAATAGAAGAAGGCGACGATTTACCCTTAGAATCCTGTCAACCCTTTTCCGTTGAAGAAATGGTACAAAAATACCGAAATGGGGGGTTAACCGCAGCCTTTGGTCAACCCAAAATTCAATATGTTGAAGGTCGATGTGTCGGAGGAGGAAGTGAAATTAATAGCGGACTTTATCATCGAACACCCTTGAATATTTTAGAACAATGGCGCACAGAATTTGAAGTAGATGCTTTAACAGAAGCTGATTTAATCCCTCATTTTGAAGCCTGTGAACAAGCGGTTAACGTCTGTTATTTACCGGGGAAAGCTCCAACCGCATCTTTAAAATTACACGAAGGTGCGATGCGTTTAGGTTGGCAATCTTTAGAAGTTCCTCGATGGTTTCGTTATGAAGAATCTGATGAAACTTCCGTTCCCAAAGGAACTCGACAATCTATGACGAAAACCTTTATTCCTAGAGCTTTAAAAGCTGGCTGTAAACTCTTAGCAAACACTCGGATTAAAACCCTTAAAGAAACAGATAAAACTTGGATTTTAACAGGAACTCGTCAAGGGAATAATATCCCAGAAAATCCGATTAAAATTCAAGCCGAAACCGTATTTGTTTGTTGTGGTGCAATTCAAACTCCAGCGTTATTAAGACGAAGCGGAATTAAAAATAATATTGGAAACTCCTTAAAAATGCACCCAACCGTTAAAATAATTGCTCAATTTGATCAAGAAATTAACGCCTTAGATATGGGGGTTCCTGTTCATCAAGTCAAAGAATTTTTTCCTCGATTTAGTTTCGGATGTTCGATTAGTTCTCCCCCTTATTTATCGGTGGGAATGACTGACCATCCTCAATATACAGAAACCGTTAAAAAACATTGGCAAAACATGGCAATTTATTATGCTATGATTACTGGGGAAAGTTTTGGGACAGTCAGAAATATTCCCTTTTATAATGATCCTTTAGTTCGCTATAAACTAACTTCTCAAGATTTAAAAGATTTATCAGAAGCCTTACAAAAATTAGCGTTATTATTGTTTGAAGCGGATGCTAAAATTCTCTATCCTAGTATTTCTAATACTTCTCCCTTGACCCATCCCCAAGATTTAACTACAATAGCAGAACAATTGCCGATAAAACAAACAAATCTAATGACCGTTCATGTTTTTTCCTCCTGTCCAATGGGAGAAAATTTACAAAAATGTGCCGTTAATTCCTTTGGAAAAGTTCATGGATTCAATAATTTATATATTGCTGATGCTAGTTTACTGTGTACCGCACCAGGGGTCAATCCTCAAGGTTCAATTATGGCGATCGCTCGTCGAAATGCGCTAAAATTCTTAAATAAAATTTAG
- a CDS encoding NAD-dependent epimerase/dehydratase family protein, which produces MELKTNLILVTGALGWLGIRLVESLVKGLPDFEPLNQPQNNLKIRCLILPNQDITLLQKISDQIEVYQGDLRNPQDCDRFCENAENAILFHTAGIIHPQKVSDFYQINVEGTKNLLNSAICRGVKRAIIVSSNSPCGCNPHPDHLFDEISPYHPYMNYGRSKMLMELEVKNYQQQGEIETVVIRPPWFYGLHQPQRQTLFFKMIRDGKGPIVGDGNNLRSMAYVDNLCQGLLLAAITEKANGEIYWIADERPYSMNEIIDTIERLLETEFNQSCSHKRLKLPGLASEVAFVVDGTLQALGFYHQKIHVLSEMNKTIACSVAKAQRELGYHPTISLEEGMRRSLTWIFENYGGLD; this is translated from the coding sequence ATGGAATTAAAAACTAACCTTATTTTAGTAACAGGTGCATTAGGATGGTTAGGGATTCGTTTAGTCGAATCTTTGGTTAAAGGATTACCCGATTTTGAACCCTTAAATCAACCTCAAAATAACTTGAAAATTCGGTGTTTAATTTTACCCAATCAAGATATAACCCTATTGCAAAAGATCTCAGATCAAATTGAAGTTTATCAAGGGGACTTAAGAAACCCCCAAGATTGCGATCGCTTTTGTGAAAATGCCGAAAATGCTATTTTATTTCATACGGCTGGAATTATTCACCCGCAAAAAGTATCAGACTTTTATCAAATTAATGTAGAAGGAACTAAAAATCTATTAAATTCTGCCATTTGTAGAGGTGTAAAACGAGCGATTATTGTCTCTTCCAATTCTCCCTGTGGTTGTAATCCCCATCCTGATCATTTATTCGATGAAATCTCTCCCTATCATCCCTATATGAACTATGGACGTTCAAAAATGCTGATGGAATTAGAAGTTAAAAACTATCAGCAACAGGGAGAAATTGAAACCGTTGTTATCCGTCCTCCTTGGTTTTATGGCCTCCATCAACCTCAACGCCAAACCCTCTTTTTTAAAATGATTCGAGATGGAAAAGGGCCGATTGTTGGAGATGGGAATAATCTCCGGTCAATGGCTTATGTCGATAATCTTTGTCAAGGATTATTATTAGCCGCAATTACTGAAAAAGCCAATGGAGAAATTTATTGGATAGCCGATGAACGTCCCTACTCTATGAATGAAATTATTGATACCATTGAACGATTATTAGAAACAGAATTTAACCAATCTTGTAGCCATAAACGCTTAAAATTACCGGGATTAGCCAGTGAAGTTGCTTTCGTGGTAGATGGAACATTACAAGCTCTAGGATTCTATCATCAAAAAATTCATGTTCTCTCAGAAATGAATAAAACCATTGCTTGTTCTGTGGCTAAAGCTCAACGAGAATTAGGGTATCACCCTACAATTTCCTTAGAAGAAGGAATGCGAAGAAGCTTAACCTGGATTTTTGAAAATTATGGAGGATTAGATTAA
- a CDS encoding ElyC/SanA/YdcF family protein, with translation MVSHIVVTEGLVYREDFAQYYFLSNYFEAVLQQVLKQVSVEEKVFISPGNSFDCPESEEQCAAKYLLHYRPELQVIVPENVKDRPYLDTFDNARLLRKWLEQQEKWPLDDVILYCNKPHALRSQLMFKLCGYNVQEVITSYPELAYRRMPFRLLFYHYLPANLVYEWGALVYDLIRFYVWKVSSKLST, from the coding sequence ATGGTTAGCCATATTGTCGTAACAGAAGGATTAGTTTATCGGGAAGATTTCGCCCAATACTACTTTTTATCCAATTATTTTGAAGCAGTTTTACAACAAGTTTTAAAGCAGGTTTCTGTTGAGGAAAAAGTCTTTATTTCTCCGGGTAATTCCTTTGATTGTCCTGAATCAGAAGAACAGTGTGCTGCAAAATATCTTTTACATTATCGTCCTGAACTCCAAGTTATTGTTCCTGAGAATGTTAAAGATCGTCCCTATTTGGATACTTTTGATAATGCTAGATTATTAAGAAAATGGTTAGAACAGCAAGAAAAATGGCCATTAGATGATGTTATTTTATATTGTAATAAACCCCATGCTTTACGAAGTCAGTTAATGTTTAAACTCTGTGGCTATAACGTCCAAGAAGTTATTACTTCTTATCCTGAACTCGCCTATCGAAGAATGCCATTTCGTCTTTTATTTTATCATTATTTGCCCGCTAATTTAGTTTACGAGTGGGGGGCTTTAGTGTATGATTTAATTAGATTTTATGTATGGAAGGTTTCTTCTAAATTGTCAACCTAA